In Tessaracoccus sp. MC1865, the DNA window TCTACACCGCGCTGCTGTTTGGGGAGCCGAGGAAGCTCAGCTACACGGTGTCACTCGGTGCGGTGCTGCTCCTCGCGGTGGCGGCCATTGCGCTCAGCCGACGCATCGGTTGGATCGAGAACGAGTTGCGTGCTCAGCGCGTGAGCACGTAGATGGTCAGCCAGATCGTCAGGCCGAGCAGGAGCATGGCGGAACTGGTGACCCACACGTAGAACCACGGCGAGTGTGTCTCGACCGACTTCTTCGGGGCGTAGCGACCGCGGCCGATGTAGTTGTCCAGCATGGAGGCCGGGGTCTCGCTGCGAGAAGGGAGACTGCCACCGTTCTGCCTGCCGCCGCTGATCAGGGCGCCCATGGGCTGCGGCGCGGAGGGCATCTGCCCGATCACCGCCGTCGTCGAGGTGATGGGCCGCGGCTGGTACGAGTCGCCGCCGGGGAGCTTGTCCGCCAAGCGGTCCAGCACCTCCGCGAACTGGGCGGCGGTCTGGGGGCGCCGGTTGGGATCCGGCGAGAGGGCCGAGGCCATCAGCTGGTCCAGCAGTTCCGGGGCGCCGATCTGGTCCGCGATGGCGGCCGGGCCGATGGTGTGGTTGCGGCTGAGCAACTCCGCGAGCGTCTTGACCGGGAACGGCGGGCGTCCTGTCAGCAGGGCGTAGGTGACGCAGGCCAGCGAGTAGATGTCCGAGCGCTGGTCCAGCTGCGACGAGTTGGCCTGTTCCAGCGCCATGTAGGCGGGGGTGCCGGCCGTCATGGTGTCGCGGTACTCGTCCAGCAGCGACTTCGCCACGCCGAGATCTGCGAGCATCACCCGCACGCCGCCAGACGAGTTCGTGAGCAGGATGTTGCCGGGCGTGATGTCGCGGTGCACCAGTTGGTTGCGGTGCAGCACCTCGAGCGCGCGGGCGGCCTCGGCGCAGAGCCGTAGCGCCAGGCCGGGAGCCACCATGCGCTTGCGCAACTGCTCCAGCGACCCGCCGTTGGCGAGGTCCATCACGAAGTAGGGCTGCCCCCGGTCCGTGGTGCCGATGTCGTAGACCCGCACGATGCGTTCATCCGAGATCCGGCGCAGGAGGCGCGCCTCCGCCAGGAAACGGGCGCGCACATCGTCGTTGGTGGCCCAGTTATCGGCGAGCACCTTGACGGCCACCGGCACGTCGAGCGTGTCGTCCTGGCCGCGGTAGACGGTGGCGAAAGACCCGGACCCGATACGTCCGGTGATCCTGTAGCGCCCGATCATCTCCATTGCGATAAGCATTCTCCCCTAAAAACAAGCCGCCGGGGAAGTCCGCTGATCTCTGGCATCCTTGGAACCATGACGAATACCCCGCAGCAGCCCCCCGCCGGTTGGTACCCGGATCCCGCCGGATCCGGGGGTGAGAGGTTCTGGGACGGCGTTGCATGGTCGCAGTCCACCCGGGACAAGGCGGCTCCCGAGGCAGCGCCGGGCGCAGCCCCCGGTGGGTCGGCCGGGGCGTCCGGCTACGGCGCGACGCAGTCCTACGCCGGCCCCCCACAGCAGCGGGAGCAGCCCCAGCAGCAGTACAGCCAGCAGCCCTACGGGCAGCAGCCCCAGTACGGACAGCAGCCCTATCAACCGCAGTACGGGCAGCAGCCCTACGGCGGCGTGCAGGGCTACGGCGCCGGCTACGGAGCGCAGCAGCTGCCGCGTCCGGCCGGTTTCTGGTGGCG includes these proteins:
- a CDS encoding serine/threonine-protein kinase, translated to MEMIGRYRITGRIGSGSFATVYRGQDDTLDVPVAVKVLADNWATNDDVRARFLAEARLLRRISDERIVRVYDIGTTDRGQPYFVMDLANGGSLEQLRKRMVAPGLALRLCAEAARALEVLHRNQLVHRDITPGNILLTNSSGGVRVMLADLGVAKSLLDEYRDTMTAGTPAYMALEQANSSQLDQRSDIYSLACVTYALLTGRPPFPVKTLAELLSRNHTIGPAAIADQIGAPELLDQLMASALSPDPNRRPQTAAQFAEVLDRLADKLPGGDSYQPRPITSTTAVIGQMPSAPQPMGALISGGRQNGGSLPSRSETPASMLDNYIGRGRYAPKKSVETHSPWFYVWVTSSAMLLLGLTIWLTIYVLTR